A genomic region of Polyangiaceae bacterium contains the following coding sequences:
- the wecB gene encoding UDP-N-acetylglucosamine 2-epimerase (non-hydrolyzing), with translation MISLVAGTRPNFMKIAPIWRALSKRHVRTRLLHTGQHFDASMSEVFFRDLGLPAPDLTLHTGGGSPAEQTAAVLVGVEADLVAHRPRAVVVVGDVTSTLAAALAAAKLGIAVVHVEAGLRSRDWTMPEEINRVLTDQLSDLLLIPSRDAETNLLAEGIAAERIVFVGNVMIDSLLHTASHPTDVVARFDLADKPFALVTLHRPANVDERDAFVRAIDAVEAIARRIKVLFPLHPRTAARANALGLSGRIRAMQNLRLAEPLGHADFVTLMTHAKFVATDSGGLQEETTALGIPCLTMRKGTERPITLTEGTNTIVGLDAPLIGREVDAILAGNGKRGRIPEGWDGQTGERIADALIAFLAGTPPPKTAVHRA, from the coding sequence ATGATTTCCCTCGTCGCCGGCACTCGTCCAAACTTCATGAAAATCGCCCCCATTTGGCGAGCGCTTTCGAAACGGCACGTGCGCACGCGACTGCTCCATACGGGCCAGCACTTCGACGCGTCGATGAGCGAGGTGTTCTTTCGCGATCTGGGACTGCCTGCACCCGACCTGACACTGCACACCGGAGGGGGTTCTCCTGCGGAACAAACCGCCGCAGTCCTCGTGGGCGTCGAAGCGGATCTCGTTGCGCATCGCCCTCGCGCAGTGGTCGTCGTCGGAGATGTGACGAGCACCCTGGCCGCGGCGCTTGCCGCAGCGAAATTGGGGATTGCGGTCGTGCACGTGGAAGCGGGTTTACGTTCACGAGACTGGACGATGCCCGAAGAGATCAACCGAGTTTTGACGGACCAACTGTCGGACTTGCTGCTCATCCCCTCGCGCGATGCAGAGACAAACCTTCTGGCCGAGGGTATCGCGGCAGAGCGCATCGTGTTCGTCGGCAACGTGATGATCGATTCGCTCCTCCATACCGCTTCGCATCCGACGGATGTCGTCGCACGCTTCGATCTCGCGGACAAACCGTTTGCCCTCGTCACGCTGCATCGCCCTGCGAACGTGGACGAACGGGATGCGTTCGTTCGAGCGATCGACGCCGTCGAAGCGATCGCTCGGCGCATCAAGGTGCTCTTTCCGCTGCATCCGCGCACGGCGGCGCGCGCAAATGCTTTGGGTTTGTCCGGTCGTATTCGTGCGATGCAGAACTTGCGTCTCGCCGAGCCGCTTGGTCACGCCGACTTCGTGACGTTGATGACCCATGCCAAGTTCGTCGCGACAGACTCGGGCGGGCTTCAAGAGGAAACCACGGCGCTCGGGATCCCGTGCCTCACGATGCGCAAGGGCACTGAACGTCCCATCACGTTGACCGAAGGAACCAACACGATTGTTGGTCTCGACGCACCGCTGATTGGACGGGAAGTCGACGCGATCTTGGCCGGCAACGGCAAGCGGGGGCGCATTCCCGAAGGTTGGGACGGACAAACAGGCGAACGGATCGCCGATGCGCTCATCGCGTTCCTCGCCGGCACGCCGCCTCCCAAGACGGCCGTGCACCGAGCCTGA
- a CDS encoding glycogen debranching enzyme family protein: MTSVSRFEDALVYPHLKVHGDLGLARSREWILGNGAGAYASSTIACLHTRRYHGLLVAAFDPPRGRHVTLSHVDVTVIVPPKPGAPRGLWDLAKHQFPGLDPDHGSFYLERFDQDPLPRWTYAVAGGELEVLLALVPGENAAVLRYTWRGPQPVICTLRPLLAMRHMHEMMREHGAMEQRVELRAGEMRVRPMRALPRLCFRYEGTFVGSPDWWRRFEYFEERSRGMEFHEDLWTPGVFEIRPDPSGIPNYLLVGVDKAPEGSPEALVAAACDAIAAADPGPERPALERRLSLAAKLFRADAVERPAIVPAYPWVDAWGREAIMSVPGLYFATGNVTEAMGAVRTMIASMHEGLVPNRLPDQGGALDTAAADTTLWLFDVAQGFAELLGETHPFVKDELLPVLSNVFELVLRGAPHDMHVTRDGLLAAGRSGDALTWMDARAHGKVVTSRVGCPVELTALWARACFSLARLASAAGLDALADRADTACHRARSAFQARFWCERTSYPYDVISEAETGEDSFQDETIRPNAVLALAIDSRCFAPDRARSTLDRARSELVTPAGLRTLAPHEPAYKGRCEGTVDERYAAHHQGSVFPWLLGPYARAARAVLPPDDPLVLELPTLIASAADRELAVGHVPQVAGGDDPNLLSGCIAHALGAAELLRALKG, translated from the coding sequence ATGACGAGCGTTAGCCGCTTCGAAGATGCACTGGTTTATCCGCACCTGAAAGTGCACGGAGACCTGGGCCTTGCGCGTAGCCGCGAGTGGATCCTCGGCAACGGCGCAGGCGCGTACGCAAGCTCGACGATCGCTTGCCTGCACACGCGCCGCTACCATGGCTTGCTCGTCGCTGCGTTCGATCCGCCGCGTGGTCGTCATGTGACGTTGTCGCACGTCGACGTGACGGTGATCGTGCCGCCGAAACCCGGAGCCCCTCGCGGCTTGTGGGACCTTGCCAAGCACCAGTTCCCAGGGCTCGATCCGGATCACGGCTCGTTTTACCTCGAACGATTCGATCAAGATCCCTTGCCGCGGTGGACGTATGCCGTCGCCGGCGGCGAGCTCGAAGTCCTTCTGGCGCTCGTGCCCGGGGAAAACGCTGCCGTCTTGCGATACACCTGGCGCGGTCCGCAGCCTGTCATCTGCACGCTGCGCCCGCTGCTCGCGATGCGGCACATGCACGAGATGATGCGCGAGCACGGAGCGATGGAACAGCGTGTCGAACTGCGTGCCGGTGAGATGCGCGTACGTCCGATGCGCGCGCTGCCGAGGCTGTGTTTTCGCTACGAAGGCACTTTCGTAGGCTCACCCGATTGGTGGCGCCGCTTCGAGTACTTCGAGGAGCGTTCGCGTGGAATGGAGTTTCACGAGGACCTCTGGACGCCTGGAGTGTTCGAAATTCGGCCGGATCCATCGGGCATACCGAACTACTTGCTCGTCGGCGTCGACAAGGCTCCCGAAGGCAGCCCCGAAGCGCTCGTCGCTGCTGCGTGCGATGCAATCGCGGCGGCGGATCCAGGCCCGGAACGTCCGGCCCTCGAGCGGCGTTTGTCGCTTGCAGCAAAACTCTTCCGCGCAGACGCCGTGGAGCGGCCGGCGATCGTACCCGCATATCCGTGGGTCGATGCGTGGGGGCGAGAAGCCATCATGTCCGTGCCCGGTTTGTACTTTGCAACCGGCAACGTCACTGAAGCGATGGGCGCCGTTCGGACGATGATCGCGTCGATGCACGAGGGGCTCGTGCCGAATCGCTTGCCCGATCAAGGCGGAGCACTCGATACCGCAGCGGCGGACACGACGCTCTGGCTCTTCGATGTTGCACAGGGTTTTGCCGAGCTGCTCGGAGAAACCCATCCGTTTGTCAAAGACGAACTGCTCCCTGTGCTCTCGAACGTGTTCGAGCTGGTGTTACGAGGCGCGCCTCACGACATGCACGTCACACGTGATGGACTGCTCGCCGCTGGACGTTCCGGTGATGCGCTGACCTGGATGGATGCTCGCGCTCACGGCAAAGTCGTCACGTCGCGTGTGGGCTGTCCCGTAGAGCTCACCGCACTCTGGGCACGCGCATGCTTCTCGCTTGCGAGACTCGCGAGCGCCGCTGGACTCGATGCGCTTGCGGATCGAGCCGATACCGCTTGTCACCGAGCGCGATCGGCATTTCAAGCTCGCTTCTGGTGCGAGCGCACGTCGTATCCCTACGACGTCATTTCCGAAGCCGAAACGGGCGAAGACAGTTTTCAGGACGAAACCATCCGCCCCAACGCGGTGCTTGCGCTCGCGATCGATTCCCGATGTTTTGCGCCTGATCGTGCGCGTTCGACGCTAGATCGCGCGCGCAGCGAGCTCGTCACACCGGCTGGCTTGCGGACGCTCGCGCCTCACGAGCCGGCTTACAAGGGCCGCTGCGAGGGCACCGTCGACGAGCGTTACGCGGCACATCACCAAGGGTCGGTTTTTCCGTGGCTCCTCGGGCCGTACGCAAGGGCCGCGCGGGCCGTTTTACCGCCAGACGATCCGCTCGTGCTCGAGCTGCCGACGCTCATCGCATCTGCGGCTGATCGCGAGCTCGCCGTTGGGCATGTCCCCCAAGTTGCGGGCGGGGACGATCCAAACCTGCTGAGCGGCTGCATCGCGCACGCCCTTGGTGCCGCTGAGCTCCTTCGAGCACTGAAGGGTTAG
- a CDS encoding shikimate dehydrogenase: MSEGRVFALFGHPVSHSLSPVIHGAAYAALGLAYTFRAIDLPTEADLVRAFDDLRAGKFGGANVTLPHKRAALEMADVVDASAVEPGVANVLCRDDDGRIHAYNTDAEALARDIETDLPEAPRLHAVVIGGGGAGFAAVVACRKLGYERVGVTSRSWLSREYLETLPVTGRMRALGAEVFPWPSNDPGSGPLAVQRLQSEWFEFVRASSLVVQATSAGMAGADAGEAVTEIVPWAELAQHTLAYDVVYNPPVTPFLRAAMAHGLLARGGLGMLVRQAARSIELWIGQSPPLDVMQRAAEQAFDRQGPAG, translated from the coding sequence ATGAGTGAGGGGCGGGTATTCGCACTCTTTGGCCACCCTGTGTCGCATTCGCTTTCGCCCGTCATTCACGGGGCGGCATATGCGGCACTTGGGCTTGCGTACACGTTTCGAGCGATCGATCTTCCAACCGAAGCCGACCTCGTTCGAGCATTCGACGACCTGCGCGCGGGCAAGTTTGGCGGGGCAAACGTGACGTTGCCGCATAAACGCGCGGCGCTCGAAATGGCCGACGTGGTCGATGCGAGTGCCGTGGAGCCCGGTGTTGCGAACGTCCTGTGTCGTGATGACGACGGCCGCATACATGCCTACAACACCGATGCCGAAGCTCTTGCACGCGACATCGAGACCGATTTGCCCGAGGCGCCGCGTTTGCATGCCGTGGTCATCGGTGGCGGAGGCGCAGGATTTGCGGCGGTCGTAGCTTGTCGAAAGCTCGGCTACGAACGCGTCGGAGTGACCTCTCGCTCGTGGCTGAGCCGGGAATATCTCGAGACTTTGCCGGTTACGGGCCGCATGCGAGCGCTCGGGGCCGAGGTTTTCCCATGGCCATCGAACGATCCCGGGTCAGGTCCTTTGGCAGTCCAACGGTTGCAGAGCGAATGGTTCGAGTTTGTCCGCGCATCGTCCCTCGTCGTGCAAGCGACGAGCGCCGGGATGGCCGGAGCCGACGCAGGAGAAGCCGTGACGGAAATCGTTCCGTGGGCCGAGCTTGCTCAGCACACACTCGCCTATGACGTCGTCTATAATCCGCCGGTGACTCCGTTTTTGCGAGCTGCCATGGCGCACGGGCTCCTTGCTCGAGGTGGTCTCGGCATGCTCGTTCGGCAGGCTGCACGCTCGATCGAGCTGTGGATTGGCCAGTCACCGCCGCTCGACGTCATGCAGCGTGCGGCCGAGCAAGCCTTCGATCGGCAAGGGCCAGCAGGATGA
- the xseA gene encoding exodeoxyribonuclease VII large subunit, with the protein MISVAELDHRLKRLVEGGTQDARVVGEVAGMRLHSSGHAYFKLKDEAEEACVDCVMYKTAPPRARKMLADGARVVLIGRATVYVPRGQLQFVATDVRPVGRGALLEALERLKQRLASEGLFAPERKRPLPQDPQVIGVVTSGDGAAIHDIIAVSFRRASPRILLARATVQGAGAAQSMVRALDMLARVPEVEVIILGRGGGSAEDLLAYNDEALVRKVASLSVPVVSAVGHEIDTTLTDLVADARAATPSQAAEMLVPDRAARLTVLKQLFQRTYRAMKHNVSTRRANLDRLTSRVGSPAQLVAERQQQLDEAEMRLERALRRAVAKRQTELSQLETRLGSRHPRAVVASARGAIGPLEVRLGAAMHRRMESLRTRLGSQAVRMDAMSPLAVLARGYAIATTEGGRAVRSATDVAAGDRISVRVHHGALVAEVLEVLPERQPSLRDTGTDE; encoded by the coding sequence GTGATCTCCGTCGCCGAGCTCGACCATCGGCTGAAACGCCTCGTCGAAGGCGGCACCCAAGACGCTCGCGTCGTCGGCGAAGTCGCCGGCATGCGGCTGCACTCGAGCGGGCATGCGTACTTCAAGCTGAAGGACGAAGCGGAAGAGGCGTGCGTGGACTGCGTCATGTACAAAACAGCGCCTCCGCGAGCGCGAAAGATGCTTGCCGACGGTGCGCGCGTCGTGCTCATCGGGCGCGCCACGGTGTATGTCCCTCGTGGCCAGCTTCAGTTTGTCGCGACAGACGTTCGACCGGTTGGCCGTGGAGCGCTGCTCGAAGCGCTCGAGCGACTCAAACAACGTCTCGCGTCCGAAGGCCTGTTTGCCCCGGAACGCAAGCGACCGTTGCCGCAGGATCCGCAGGTGATCGGTGTCGTCACGAGTGGCGATGGAGCGGCGATTCACGACATCATCGCGGTTTCGTTCCGCCGCGCATCGCCGCGCATTTTGCTTGCACGTGCAACGGTTCAAGGTGCCGGGGCGGCGCAATCCATGGTCCGAGCGCTCGACATGCTCGCGCGTGTGCCCGAAGTCGAAGTCATCATCCTTGGTCGGGGAGGGGGATCTGCCGAAGACCTCCTTGCGTACAACGACGAAGCCCTCGTGCGGAAAGTCGCGAGTTTGTCCGTGCCGGTCGTCAGCGCTGTGGGGCACGAGATTGATACGACACTCACGGATCTCGTCGCCGATGCGCGAGCCGCGACGCCCTCGCAAGCGGCCGAGATGCTCGTGCCCGATCGCGCAGCTCGTCTCACGGTGCTCAAGCAACTCTTCCAGCGTACGTACCGCGCGATGAAGCACAACGTGAGTACGCGGCGGGCAAACCTCGATCGGCTGACGTCTCGTGTTGGTTCACCTGCACAGCTCGTCGCCGAACGACAGCAGCAGCTCGACGAAGCGGAAATGCGCCTCGAACGGGCGCTGCGTCGAGCGGTTGCAAAACGACAAACCGAGCTCTCGCAACTGGAAACGCGACTGGGATCGAGGCATCCACGTGCGGTCGTTGCATCAGCGCGCGGGGCCATCGGACCGCTCGAGGTTCGTCTCGGTGCAGCCATGCATCGTCGCATGGAAAGTCTGCGCACGCGTCTCGGAAGCCAAGCCGTGCGGATGGATGCGATGTCGCCGCTTGCCGTGCTTGCTCGCGGATACGCCATCGCCACGACCGAAGGCGGCCGTGCCGTGCGTAGCGCGACCGACGTTGCCGCGGGCGATCGCATCTCCGTGCGTGTCCATCATGGAGCGCTCGTTGCGGAAGTTCTCGAGGTTTTACCGGAACGACAACCATCCTTGCGAGACACAGGAACCGATGAGTGA
- a CDS encoding acetyl-CoA carboxylase biotin carboxylase subunit produces the protein MIRKVLIANRGEIAVRIIRTLRELGIASVAVYSDADRQSLHVRLADEAYPIGPAPARESYLLIERILGAARKSGADAIHPGYGFLSENREFAEACENAGIVFIGPPASAMAAMGSKTAARAKMAAAGVPITPGGDASTVEEARATAARVGYPVLLKAAMGGGGKGMRLVHDASEMESAFDRARSEALRAFGDATVYIEKAILEPRHVEIQVLGDKHGNMVHLFERDCSIQRRHQKVVEETPCPVATPELIARMGEVAVKGALSVGYFSAGTFEFLLGEDGNFYFLEMNTRLQVEHPITEWITGTDLVAEMIRVAAGEKLPFRQENITRRGAAIECRIYAEDPMGFLPSPGKIECLRVPSGPWLRDDGGFYEGAIVPSHYDPLISKISTWGPDRPTALRRMRRALSEYVVTGIKTNIVFHEKLLAHPAFESGRYATSFIDKHKAELCSYSELGPEEELHFAAAIAAATARNERKAQPATGDDVSGNHCGLSPWVQQHRATVLR, from the coding sequence GTGATCCGTAAGGTTCTCATAGCCAACCGCGGCGAAATCGCCGTCCGCATCATCCGTACGTTGCGCGAGCTTGGAATCGCGTCCGTTGCTGTATACAGCGACGCCGATCGCCAATCGCTGCACGTCAGACTGGCCGACGAGGCCTACCCCATCGGTCCTGCTCCGGCTCGAGAGAGCTACCTGCTCATCGAGCGCATCCTTGGAGCCGCGCGAAAGTCCGGCGCGGACGCGATTCATCCAGGATATGGGTTCCTTTCGGAAAACCGCGAGTTCGCCGAAGCATGTGAAAACGCGGGCATCGTGTTCATTGGTCCGCCAGCGAGCGCCATGGCTGCGATGGGATCGAAAACGGCTGCACGCGCAAAGATGGCCGCAGCGGGCGTGCCGATCACGCCTGGAGGTGACGCTTCGACGGTCGAGGAAGCACGGGCAACGGCTGCGCGCGTGGGTTACCCCGTGCTGCTCAAGGCGGCGATGGGCGGAGGCGGCAAAGGCATGCGCTTGGTCCACGACGCAAGCGAAATGGAGAGCGCTTTCGACAGGGCTCGAAGCGAGGCTCTCCGCGCCTTTGGCGACGCGACGGTCTACATCGAAAAAGCGATCCTCGAGCCGCGTCACGTCGAGATCCAGGTGCTCGGCGACAAGCACGGCAACATGGTGCATCTATTCGAGCGCGATTGTTCGATTCAGCGCCGACATCAGAAAGTCGTGGAGGAGACCCCCTGCCCCGTCGCGACGCCCGAGCTCATTGCGCGTATGGGTGAAGTTGCGGTGAAGGGCGCCCTTTCGGTAGGGTACTTTTCCGCAGGCACGTTCGAGTTTTTGCTCGGGGAAGACGGAAATTTTTACTTCCTCGAAATGAATACGCGTCTGCAGGTCGAGCATCCGATCACGGAATGGATTACCGGGACGGACCTCGTGGCAGAAATGATTCGCGTTGCTGCTGGAGAAAAGCTTCCTTTCCGCCAGGAAAACATCACGCGGCGCGGAGCTGCCATCGAATGCCGCATTTACGCAGAAGATCCGATGGGATTTTTGCCAAGCCCCGGAAAAATCGAATGCTTGCGCGTTCCTTCCGGGCCGTGGCTTCGTGACGATGGAGGGTTTTACGAAGGCGCCATCGTGCCGAGCCATTACGATCCCTTGATCTCCAAAATCAGCACGTGGGGACCGGATCGGCCGACGGCGCTCCGACGCATGCGCCGCGCGCTTTCGGAATACGTCGTGACGGGGATCAAGACCAATATCGTTTTCCACGAAAAACTGCTGGCGCACCCGGCATTCGAATCGGGTCGTTACGCGACGAGCTTCATCGACAAGCACAAGGCCGAGCTGTGTTCATATTCTGAGCTTGGGCCGGAAGAAGAACTGCATTTTGCGGCGGCCATTGCTGCGGCGACCGCGCGTAACGAGCGCAAGGCGCAACCCGCAACGGGCGATGATGTATCGGGCAACCACTGCGGACTTTCGCCGTGGGTGCAGCAACATCGGGCAACCGTGCTCCGATAG
- a CDS encoding carboxylesterase family protein, protein MRVTRWSTFFALTGVLLAGCSDNGNSTSTTTSSSSSGSGGSGGTGGSGGSGARCQVEAASEPGVVALDSGLVRGTKESASWVFRGIPYAAPPTGDKRWKPPELAACWDDVRDANAFGAVCPQLDKTKQPIGNEDCLTLNVWAPDGAMAGSAPLPVLFFIHGGGNIQGSSSEILAGMAPIYNGIYLSEASKAIVVTINYRLGPLGFLTLPELSAESAWGASGNYGLLDQIAALEWVQKNIAAFGGDPSKVMVFGESAGAVDTITLVASPLAKGLFSAALAQSGGAPSTPQKDAETAMAARVDMSSCGNASDRVMCLRGKTANELLAEIPGSISVSGVSLGSNAANYGPIIDGHVLPKATSAIFAAGEHNHMPFAIGTNAEELADMLTVKVDTEAEFQGIINLNFGTLAPDVLAAYPLADYPSPQHALVAVYSDLRFTCPTRILASSISKTQTEPVYRYFFTRQAKTAQGNQPAKHGIELLYVFRTMTDIPLFNPAPEDLALADSIMGYWSRFGATGSPNGAGAVEWPKYDMLKDPHLVLDSPITTGEGVRTAQCDAWEAILTKAP, encoded by the coding sequence ATGCGCGTTACACGATGGAGCACATTCTTCGCATTGACCGGCGTTCTGCTCGCGGGCTGCAGCGACAACGGCAACTCCACGAGCACGACCACGAGCAGTTCGAGCAGCGGAAGCGGGGGCAGCGGAGGCACGGGCGGTAGCGGCGGATCCGGCGCTCGCTGCCAGGTGGAAGCGGCCAGCGAACCGGGCGTCGTTGCATTGGATAGCGGTCTCGTACGAGGCACGAAAGAAAGCGCATCCTGGGTATTTCGCGGAATTCCCTATGCGGCGCCACCTACCGGGGACAAACGATGGAAGCCGCCCGAGCTGGCCGCATGTTGGGATGACGTGCGCGATGCAAATGCGTTTGGCGCGGTATGCCCACAGCTCGACAAGACGAAGCAACCCATTGGCAATGAAGACTGCTTGACACTCAATGTCTGGGCACCCGACGGCGCAATGGCTGGAAGCGCCCCGCTGCCCGTGCTCTTTTTCATTCACGGGGGCGGTAACATCCAAGGCTCGAGCAGCGAAATACTCGCGGGTATGGCGCCTATTTACAATGGCATTTACCTGAGCGAAGCGAGCAAAGCCATTGTCGTTACCATCAATTACCGATTGGGACCGCTGGGATTCTTGACGCTGCCCGAGCTCAGCGCGGAATCAGCCTGGGGAGCTTCGGGCAATTATGGATTGCTGGATCAAATCGCCGCACTCGAATGGGTACAGAAAAACATTGCGGCATTTGGTGGGGATCCATCGAAAGTCATGGTCTTCGGTGAATCCGCAGGAGCCGTCGATACGATCACGCTCGTTGCATCGCCGCTTGCAAAAGGTCTCTTTTCCGCAGCGCTCGCACAAAGCGGCGGCGCCCCGTCGACTCCGCAGAAGGATGCGGAAACCGCAATGGCCGCTCGAGTGGACATGTCGTCGTGCGGGAATGCATCCGACCGCGTCATGTGTTTGCGTGGAAAAACCGCGAATGAATTGCTGGCCGAAATCCCGGGTTCCATCAGCGTCAGTGGCGTATCGCTCGGGAGCAACGCGGCCAATTACGGGCCCATCATCGATGGACATGTGCTGCCCAAAGCAACGTCGGCCATTTTCGCGGCTGGCGAACACAATCACATGCCATTCGCCATTGGCACGAATGCCGAAGAGCTCGCCGACATGCTCACCGTGAAGGTCGATACGGAAGCAGAATTTCAGGGGATCATCAATCTCAACTTCGGCACGCTCGCGCCCGACGTGCTGGCGGCATACCCCCTTGCCGATTACCCATCGCCGCAACACGCGCTCGTTGCCGTGTATTCGGACCTGCGTTTCACGTGCCCCACGCGAATCCTCGCGAGCAGCATTTCCAAAACGCAAACCGAACCCGTGTATCGATATTTCTTCACGCGCCAGGCAAAAACAGCGCAAGGAAACCAACCCGCCAAACACGGGATCGAGCTGCTCTACGTGTTCCGCACGATGACGGACATTCCGCTCTTCAATCCAGCGCCGGAGGACTTGGCATTGGCAGACTCAATCATGGGATATTGGAGCCGCTTTGGAGCAACGGGCAGCCCGAATGGAGCGGGCGCCGTCGAATGGCCCAAGTACGACATGCTCAAAGACCCGCACCTCGTGCTCGATAGCCCCATCACGACGGGCGAAGGCGTCCGCACGGCGCAATGTGATGCATGGGAAGCCATTCTCACGAAAGCGCCGTAG
- the bioB gene encoding biotin synthase BioB — MTEAFTIRRDWSVDEVVAIHEMPFLSLMDRARAVHRAHHVDGEVELCTLLSVKTGACPEDCAYCPQSSHYETKVTPEKMLDVDDVLASAERAKEAGSTRFCMGAAWREVKDGPAFDRVLSMVRGVKGMGLEACVTLGMLTEEQACKLKDAGLDAYNHNLDTSREHYRSIISTRTYDERLVTLRNVRKAGITVCSGGIIGMGESVRDRCAMLVELARLDPHPESVPINALVRAPGTPLEHLPPVDPLEFVRMIATARVVMPKSRVRLSAGRTELTREAQMMCLYVGANSIFYGDKLLTTPNPDENEDTALIRDAGLSTRKPVHTAAVPAAE, encoded by the coding sequence ATGACCGAGGCGTTTACGATTCGCCGTGATTGGAGCGTCGACGAAGTCGTCGCGATTCACGAGATGCCCTTTCTTTCGCTCATGGACCGCGCACGAGCCGTGCATCGCGCGCACCATGTCGACGGCGAGGTTGAGCTTTGCACGTTGCTCAGCGTCAAGACGGGCGCATGTCCTGAAGACTGCGCGTATTGTCCGCAGTCGTCGCATTACGAGACCAAAGTCACGCCAGAGAAGATGCTCGACGTCGATGACGTGCTCGCTTCGGCCGAGCGCGCGAAGGAAGCCGGTTCGACGCGGTTTTGCATGGGCGCTGCGTGGCGCGAAGTGAAGGACGGCCCGGCGTTCGATCGCGTCTTGTCGATGGTTCGCGGCGTCAAGGGCATGGGCCTCGAAGCGTGCGTGACGCTCGGGATGTTGACCGAAGAGCAGGCTTGCAAGCTCAAGGACGCGGGGCTCGATGCGTACAACCACAACCTCGACACATCGCGTGAGCACTACCGTTCGATCATCTCGACGCGTACGTACGACGAACGACTCGTTACCCTTCGCAACGTGCGCAAAGCTGGCATCACGGTGTGTTCGGGTGGGATCATCGGGATGGGTGAAAGTGTGCGCGATCGGTGCGCGATGCTCGTCGAGCTTGCACGGCTCGATCCGCATCCGGAGAGCGTGCCGATCAACGCGCTCGTGCGAGCACCCGGCACGCCGCTCGAACACCTTCCGCCGGTGGATCCGCTCGAGTTTGTCCGGATGATCGCGACGGCGCGTGTCGTGATGCCGAAGAGCCGCGTGCGTTTGTCCGCGGGTCGGACGGAGCTTACGCGCGAAGCGCAGATGATGTGTTTGTACGTCGGGGCAAACTCGATCTTCTACGGCGACAAACTGCTCACGACGCCCAATCCGGACGAGAACGAAGACACGGCGCTCATTCGCGATGCGGGGCTTTCGACGCGCAAGCCGGTGCATACGGCCGCGGTTCCAGCAGCGGAGTGA
- a CDS encoding CBS domain-containing protein yields MSLENYRRPRLVILHPRSSTREAARAMADNHIGAVLVTENQKLVGIVTDRDLALDVVAGELDSNTTTLRDVMSDEIACVDVDDSVKDVLDTMRKHACRRVPVLSEGRPVGIVTLDDLIIEGAVSLDDLRTVVCAQLEIAARFKAEGETHPLVPARPDMDTRSRARRRREARAENTYNRLLGAVERQTGLESREQAEQALRIALSNICRRLTPGEAQHLVAQLPSKLAISLDRPYEGPDKTITTETIQSDLRQTLHLIPDHAADILYAVCDVIADSVSAGEIESVRAELPTAMKDLFPTMPYRRAG; encoded by the coding sequence ATGTCTCTCGAAAATTACCGACGCCCCAGGCTCGTCATTCTGCATCCTCGCTCGAGCACTCGTGAGGCCGCTCGCGCCATGGCGGACAACCACATCGGCGCAGTGCTCGTCACGGAAAACCAGAAGCTCGTCGGCATCGTCACCGACCGCGACCTCGCACTCGACGTGGTCGCCGGAGAGCTCGACTCGAATACGACGACCCTGCGCGATGTGATGAGCGACGAGATCGCATGCGTAGACGTCGACGACAGCGTGAAAGACGTGCTCGATACGATGCGCAAACACGCCTGCCGTCGCGTGCCGGTTCTTTCGGAGGGCCGGCCCGTCGGCATCGTCACGCTCGACGATTTGATCATCGAGGGCGCAGTCAGCCTCGACGATTTGCGTACGGTCGTTTGTGCGCAGCTCGAGATAGCCGCACGCTTCAAAGCCGAAGGAGAAACGCATCCACTGGTGCCAGCACGGCCCGACATGGACACGCGTTCACGTGCACGTCGCCGACGCGAGGCGCGCGCGGAGAACACCTACAATCGCCTGCTCGGCGCCGTCGAGCGACAAACCGGGCTCGAGTCACGCGAGCAAGCGGAACAAGCGCTGCGCATCGCGCTGTCGAACATCTGCCGCCGCCTCACGCCCGGCGAAGCACAACACTTGGTCGCTCAACTGCCGTCGAAACTCGCCATCTCGCTCGATCGCCCGTACGAAGGTCCCGACAAAACGATCACGACGGAGACCATTCAGTCGGACCTGCGACAAACCCTGCATCTGATTCCAGACCACGCCGCCGATATCTTGTATGCGGTGTGCGACGTCATCGCAGATTCGGTTTCGGCAGGAGAAATCGAAAGCGTTCGTGCCGAGTTACCGACGGCGATGAAAGATTTGTTTCCAACGATGCCGTACCGTCGAGCGGGGTGA